One segment of Anser cygnoides isolate HZ-2024a breed goose chromosome 5, Taihu_goose_T2T_genome, whole genome shotgun sequence DNA contains the following:
- the PSMC3 gene encoding 26S proteasome regulatory subunit 6A yields the protein MASVWDESEDGVGEEVLKMSTEEIVQRARLLDSEIKIMKSEVLRVTHELQAMKDKIKENSEKIKVNKTLPYLVSNVIELLDVDPNDQEEDGANIDLDSQRKGKCAVIKTSTRQTYFLPVIGLVDAEKLKPGDLVGVNKDSYLILETLPTEYDSRVKAMEVDERPTEQYSDIGGLDKQIQELVEAIVLPMNHKEKFENLGIQPPKGVLMYGPPGTGKTLLARACAAQTKATFLKLAGPQLVQMFIGDGAKLVRDAFALAKEKAPSIIFIDELDAIGTKRFDSEKAGDREVQRTMLELLNQLDGFQPNTQVKVIAATNRVDILDPALLRSGRLDRKIEFPMPNEEARARIMQIHSRKMNVSPDVNYEELARCTDDFNGAQCKAVCVEAGMIALRRGATELTHEDYMEGILEVQAKKKANLQYYA from the exons ATGGCGTCGGTGTGGGACGAGTCTgag GATGGCGTCGGCGAGGAGGTGCTGAAGATGTCCACGGAGGAGATCGTGCAGCGCGCCCGCCTGCTCGACAGCGAGATCAAG ATCATGAAGAGTGAAGTGCTCAGAGTGACCCATGAGCTTCAGGCCATGAAAGATAAAATCAAAGAGAACAGTGAGAAGATCAAAGTGAACAAAACCCTGCCGTACCTTGTCTCTAACGTTATTGAG CTACTGGATGTTGACCCCAACGACCAGGAGGAGGACGGAGCAAACATTGACCTGGACTCCCAGAGAAAGGGCAAGTGTGCTGTCATCAAGACCTCTACGCGCCAG ACATATTTCCTGCCTGTTATTGGCTTGGTTGATGCTGAGAAGTTGAAGCCTGGAGACCTAGTG GGTGTGAACAAGGACTCGTACTTGATCTTGGAGACTCTACCCACCGAGTATGATTCCCGGGTAAAAGCCATGGAGGTGGATGAGAGGCCCACGGAGCAGTACAGTGACATCGGGGGACTTGATAAACAAATCCAAGAG cttgtgGAGGCCATTGTCCTGCCAATGAATCATAAGGAGAAATTTGAAAACTTGGGTATCCAGCCTCCCAAAGGTGTCCTTATGTACGGGCCTCCAGGAACAGGGAAGACACTTTTAGCTCGAGCGTGTGCTGCCCAGACCAAG GCTACGTTCCTGAAACTTGCTGGGCCGCAGCTTGTGCAGATGTTCATTGGTGACGGAGCTAAGCTGGTACGAGATGCTTTTGCTCTAGCCAAGGAAAAGGCTCCTTCCATCATCTTTATTGATGAACTGGATGCCATTGGAACTAAAAG GTTTGACAGTGAGAAGGCTGGTGATAGGGAGGTGCAGAGGACCATGCTCGAGCTGCTCAATCAACTTGATGGTTTCCAGCCTAACACACAAGTCAAG GTGATTGCTGCAACCAACCGAGTTGATATCTTGGACCCAGCTTTGCTCCGCTCTGGACGATTAGATCGCAAGATAGAGTTCCCGATGCCTAACGAGGAGGCCAGAGCCAGAATTATGCAGATCCATTCACGCAAAATGAATGTCAG CCCTGACGTGAACTATGAGGAACTGGCGCGCTGCACAGACGATTTCAATGGAGCCCAGTGCAAGGCTGTGTGCGTTGAAGCG GGGATGATTGCCCTCCGCCGTGGAGCTACAGAGCTCACCCACGAGGACTACATGGAAGGAATTCTAGAGgttcaagcaaagaaaaaagccaaTCTGCAGTACTATGCCTGA